The following are encoded in a window of bacterium genomic DNA:
- a CDS encoding 1-deoxy-D-xylulose-5-phosphate reductoisomerase has product MTRLSILGSTGSIGTQTLQVVDQFPDRLQVVALSAGRNVDLLIQQIKQYRPSCVAVGLPDDAARVRTALADERIRVHCGAEGLLEVATEPSDLVIGALVGSVGLEPIVAALRAGTDVALANKEVLVSAGRLVMEEARRHGARLRPLDSEHVAIHQCIAGHPEQAVSKIWLTASGGPFRCADLSEMEAATPERALAHPNWDMGPKISIDSATLMNKGFELIEARWLFDLPPERIGVLVHPESVIHSLVEYCDGSWLAQLGVPDMRIPIAYTLGMPDRLPLANLSPLDLVSIGSLNFEAPDAERFPALRLATQVLEDGGTAPAVLNAANEVAVEAFLAGRISFTAIAQIAEKVLAVEAVRPGLDLEEIRDSDRQSRQRAREMVEEWSA; this is encoded by the coding sequence GTGACGCGTCTTTCGATCCTCGGATCTACGGGCTCCATCGGAACCCAGACCCTGCAAGTCGTCGATCAGTTTCCCGACAGGCTTCAGGTCGTGGCGCTATCGGCGGGTCGCAACGTCGACCTGTTGATTCAGCAGATCAAGCAGTACCGTCCGTCGTGTGTTGCCGTGGGATTGCCCGATGATGCCGCACGGGTTCGGACCGCGCTGGCCGACGAACGGATCCGGGTCCACTGTGGCGCCGAAGGCCTGCTCGAAGTCGCGACCGAACCCTCCGATCTGGTAATCGGCGCACTCGTGGGAAGCGTCGGGCTCGAACCGATCGTCGCGGCCTTGCGCGCGGGTACGGACGTGGCCCTTGCCAACAAAGAGGTCCTCGTCTCCGCGGGCCGGTTGGTCATGGAGGAGGCCCGTCGCCACGGAGCGCGTTTGCGTCCACTCGATTCTGAGCACGTGGCGATTCATCAGTGCATCGCCGGCCACCCGGAGCAGGCGGTGAGCAAGATCTGGCTGACGGCTTCCGGAGGGCCGTTTCGCTGTGCGGATCTCTCCGAGATGGAAGCCGCAACCCCCGAACGAGCCCTCGCGCATCCCAATTGGGATATGGGACCCAAGATCTCGATCGATTCGGCCACACTGATGAACAAGGGTTTCGAGCTGATCGAAGCTCGCTGGCTGTTTGATCTTCCGCCCGAACGCATCGGGGTGTTGGTTCACCCGGAGAGCGTCATCCACTCATTGGTCGAATACTGCGATGGGAGCTGGCTCGCGCAGCTCGGCGTCCCCGATATGCGGATCCCAATCGCCTACACTCTGGGCATGCCCGATCGCCTGCCGCTTGCGAATCTGTCGCCATTGGACCTCGTGTCGATCGGCAGCCTGAACTTCGAAGCGCCCGACGCGGAGCGTTTTCCCGCTCTGCGCCTCGCGACGCAAGTGCTCGAAGACGGCGGCACCGCGCCAGCGGTGCTCAACGCGGCCAATGAGGTCGCAGTGGAAGCCTTCCTGGCCGGGCGGATTTCGTTCACGGCGATCGCGCAGATTGCCGAAAAGGTACTGGCAGTCGAGGCCGTGCGTCCTGGTCTCGACCTCGAAGAAATTCGCGACAGTGATCGTCAATCACGGCAGCGCGCACGCGAAATGGTCGAGGAGTGGAGCGCATGA
- the tsaB gene encoding tRNA (adenosine(37)-N6)-threonylcarbamoyltransferase complex dimerization subunit type 1 TsaB, which translates to MAVLLSLETATDAGGVALVEHGKSGEPRLLGEASIDTGQRHAATLLRAVDRVLSDSGRKLDEVELIGVSVGPGSFTGLRIGLSTALGLCFGTPRRIVPVSTLGALSLQAGGAGLAVPMLDARRGQVYGGVYAPQGRALQEDCAAPPEEFLGRLDPDSSVVVLGSGAQRYSEVVERVLGARARVLSAEEGRPRAAGVARLAVSLAANGLALPPERVELRYLRPPEAKLPGSGLGSDSKA; encoded by the coding sequence ATGGCTGTACTGCTGTCACTCGAGACCGCCACCGATGCTGGCGGGGTGGCGCTCGTCGAGCACGGGAAGTCCGGAGAGCCGCGGCTTCTGGGCGAGGCGAGCATCGATACCGGGCAGCGACACGCCGCCACACTCCTGCGAGCCGTCGATCGGGTGCTAAGCGATTCCGGGCGCAAGCTGGACGAGGTCGAACTGATCGGGGTATCGGTCGGCCCCGGCTCGTTTACCGGCCTGCGCATCGGTCTTTCGACCGCGCTGGGTCTGTGTTTCGGCACCCCGCGGCGCATCGTTCCTGTTTCCACCCTGGGAGCGCTCTCCCTGCAAGCGGGCGGGGCGGGTCTCGCCGTGCCGATGCTCGATGCGCGCCGTGGTCAGGTCTACGGCGGGGTCTACGCTCCGCAAGGACGCGCGCTGCAAGAGGACTGCGCGGCGCCCCCAGAAGAGTTCCTGGGCCGGCTGGATCCGGACTCCTCCGTGGTCGTCCTGGGTTCGGGTGCTCAGCGCTACTCCGAAGTGGTCGAACGGGTCCTGGGAGCACGGGCCCGCGTCCTTTCCGCCGAAGAAGGCCGCCCTCGCGCGGCCGGCGTCGCGCGTCTGGCCGTGAGTCTGGCAGCCAACGGGCTGGCGCTGCCGCCGGAGCGGGTTGAGCTGCGCTACCTGCGCCCGCCCGAAGCGAAACTCCCGGGTTCTGGGCTCGGGTCCGATTCCAAGGCGTGA
- a CDS encoding phosphatidylserine decarboxylase family protein — MAEPAQLKGKIAQQGVKSSLALLAIAAAGLVAVGLDVAPSWVPVASLSVLALAAANALFFRNPERVICGGSRDVVSPGDGRVVEVVQIEDPDGFVGKSWRIAIFLSVFNVHINRMPISGVVRGIRRSGSKFLAAFASRASDLNVQSRMDIETGSGMRFAVVQITGLIARRIVGYVQEGDTLERGERYGLICYGSRMEIYLPVDCEVRVAPGDRVHGGSSLLAEVPE; from the coding sequence ATGGCGGAACCCGCTCAGCTCAAGGGAAAGATCGCTCAACAGGGTGTGAAGAGTTCACTCGCCCTGCTCGCAATCGCCGCGGCCGGTCTAGTGGCGGTTGGACTGGACGTCGCGCCTTCCTGGGTTCCGGTTGCGTCGCTGAGTGTATTGGCTCTCGCCGCTGCGAACGCCCTGTTCTTTCGCAATCCCGAGCGTGTGATCTGCGGGGGCAGTCGCGACGTTGTCTCGCCCGGAGACGGTCGCGTGGTCGAGGTCGTTCAGATCGAAGATCCCGACGGCTTCGTGGGCAAATCCTGGCGTATCGCGATCTTCCTGTCGGTTTTCAACGTGCACATCAACCGGATGCCGATCTCCGGGGTCGTGCGTGGCATCCGCCGCAGCGGTAGCAAGTTCCTGGCGGCTTTCGCCAGCCGGGCTTCGGATCTGAACGTGCAATCGCGCATGGACATCGAAACCGGCAGTGGAATGCGTTTCGCGGTCGTGCAGATCACCGGATTGATCGCGCGTCGCATCGTGGGCTACGTGCAAGAGGGTGATACCCTGGAAAGAGGCGAGCGCTACGGTCTGATCTGTTACGGCTCGCGCATGGAGATATATCTGCCGGTGGACTGCGAGGTTCGGGTCGCGCCGGGTGATCGTGTGCACGGCGGGTCGAGTCTGCTCGCGGAGGTGCCCGAGTGA
- the ilvC gene encoding ketol-acid reductoisomerase, which produces MKVYYDKDADLGRLEGRTVAIIGYGSQGHAHALNLKESGVDVIVGLRQSSPSWKKAEAEGLRVATPSEAVSSATVVMMTLPDETMGDIYSEQIAPHLKAGNYLAVAHGFNLHFGCIEPPADVNTFMVAPKGPGHHVRGSYESGGGVPCLVAVDRDPSGDTLQMGLAYAKGIGGGRAGIIETTIKEETETDLFGEQAVLCGGLTALMQAGFETLTEAGYAPEMAYFECIHEMKLIIDFIYEGGIANMRYTVSNTAEYGDLTRGPRVVNEETKREMKKILNEIQTGKFAREWLLEARAGMPSFKSMARIGAEHPLEETGRKLRAMMPWLKDHRLVDRSRN; this is translated from the coding sequence ATGAAGGTGTACTACGATAAAGATGCAGACTTGGGCCGCCTGGAGGGTCGCACCGTCGCGATCATCGGCTACGGCAGCCAGGGCCACGCCCACGCGCTGAATCTCAAGGAGAGCGGCGTCGATGTCATCGTCGGCCTGCGTCAGAGTTCGCCGAGTTGGAAGAAGGCCGAAGCCGAAGGGCTGCGAGTCGCCACGCCTTCCGAAGCGGTTTCGAGTGCGACCGTGGTCATGATGACGCTACCCGATGAGACCATGGGAGACATCTACAGCGAACAGATCGCGCCGCATCTGAAAGCGGGGAACTATCTGGCGGTAGCGCACGGTTTCAACCTGCACTTCGGCTGCATCGAGCCGCCCGCCGACGTCAACACCTTCATGGTCGCGCCCAAGGGCCCCGGTCACCATGTGCGCGGCAGTTACGAGAGCGGCGGGGGCGTTCCCTGTCTGGTTGCCGTCGATCGCGATCCCAGTGGCGACACGCTGCAGATGGGCCTGGCCTATGCCAAGGGGATCGGCGGCGGGCGTGCGGGCATCATCGAGACCACGATCAAGGAAGAGACCGAGACGGATCTGTTCGGTGAGCAGGCCGTGCTCTGCGGGGGGCTGACCGCTCTCATGCAAGCCGGATTCGAGACGCTGACCGAGGCGGGCTACGCGCCCGAGATGGCGTACTTCGAGTGCATCCACGAGATGAAGCTGATCATCGACTTCATCTACGAAGGCGGCATCGCCAATATGCGTTACACGGTCTCCAACACGGCGGAGTACGGCGATCTGACCCGCGGACCGCGCGTTGTCAACGAAGAGACCAAGCGCGAAATGAAGAAGATCCTCAACGAGATCCAGACCGGGAAGTTCGCCCGAGAATGGCTGCTCGAGGCCCGCGCCGGTATGCCATCGTTCAAATCCATGGCACGCATTGGTGCGGAGCATCCGCTCGAAGAAACGGGTCGCAAGCTGCGCGCGATGATGCCCTGGCTCAAAGACCACCGACTGGTCGACCGGAGTCGGAACTAG
- the rseP gene encoding RIP metalloprotease RseP gives MSLAGFSDVVLPFILLLGVLIFIHELGHFLVAKYFNVKCERFSLGFGPSLLARTVGETEYVIGVLPLGGYVKMLGEIPGEELAEEERDRAFNLKPVHQRMAISVAGPAMNIVLPIVLIAGMLMAGVPTLTSLVGAVAPDSAAERAGLQGGDRIVAIDGEAIWRWSDLITHLRETASPTVLLEIERDSQRTNVSVTRETLDDGRFGPIGAEPSPPSAVFAVSGPQSAAARAGMLTGDVIRSVDGTAVANRYDVERLFQTASGELELEVERTRGDARETLIVTIPDAGSRTSESLGLQPVDFAVNFVDPASPASEAGIEPGDIFLRANSKPIQSWNQLVVAIRGSEGDPIEMTLLRAGLEVDLKVSPIRRAVQVGEEMETHFAIGIGGGTPRNGGEMLDDVVSNPFVALWRAVQRTVEIFNMILGGVFQLFTGKVGLNNLAGPIGIGEIAADSFQTSWLQFLSFMAVISVNLAILNLLPIPILDGGQILLAAAEGIKGSPLPNRAREIAQTVGLSLILALMGLAFWNDLARKWAGIVDFLKGLV, from the coding sequence ATGAGCCTGGCCGGATTCTCCGACGTCGTATTGCCCTTCATTCTCTTGCTGGGCGTTCTCATCTTCATTCACGAACTCGGGCACTTCCTGGTCGCGAAGTACTTCAATGTGAAGTGCGAACGCTTCTCTCTCGGTTTCGGCCCGTCGCTTCTGGCGCGCACCGTCGGTGAGACGGAGTACGTGATCGGCGTGCTGCCCCTCGGTGGCTACGTGAAGATGCTCGGGGAAATTCCGGGCGAAGAACTGGCCGAAGAGGAGCGAGATCGGGCGTTCAATCTCAAGCCGGTCCACCAGCGCATGGCGATTTCGGTGGCCGGTCCGGCGATGAACATCGTCCTGCCCATCGTATTGATCGCGGGAATGCTGATGGCCGGAGTTCCCACTCTGACTTCGCTGGTTGGCGCGGTCGCACCGGATTCGGCTGCGGAACGCGCGGGTCTGCAGGGAGGCGACCGGATCGTTGCGATCGACGGCGAAGCGATCTGGCGCTGGAGCGACCTGATCACGCATCTTCGCGAGACTGCGAGTCCCACCGTTCTGCTCGAGATCGAGCGCGATTCCCAGCGCACGAACGTTTCCGTAACTCGTGAAACGCTAGACGACGGCCGTTTCGGCCCGATTGGCGCCGAGCCCAGCCCGCCCTCCGCGGTATTTGCCGTTTCGGGCCCGCAAAGCGCTGCGGCGCGAGCCGGGATGCTCACTGGAGACGTGATCCGCTCGGTCGATGGTACGGCGGTAGCGAATCGCTACGACGTGGAAAGGTTATTCCAGACGGCCTCCGGAGAACTCGAGCTCGAGGTGGAACGCACGCGTGGCGACGCCCGTGAAACCCTGATCGTGACGATTCCCGACGCGGGCTCCCGAACGAGTGAAAGTCTCGGACTCCAGCCGGTCGACTTTGCCGTCAACTTCGTGGATCCGGCAAGTCCGGCCAGCGAGGCCGGCATCGAGCCGGGCGATATCTTCCTGAGAGCGAATTCCAAACCGATCCAGTCCTGGAACCAACTGGTCGTCGCGATCCGTGGAAGCGAAGGCGATCCCATCGAGATGACGCTGCTTCGCGCTGGCCTCGAAGTAGACCTGAAGGTTTCGCCGATCAGGCGCGCGGTTCAGGTCGGCGAAGAAATGGAGACCCACTTCGCGATCGGCATCGGCGGAGGTACTCCGCGCAACGGGGGCGAGATGCTCGACGACGTGGTCAGCAATCCCTTCGTCGCACTCTGGCGCGCGGTGCAGCGCACCGTCGAGATCTTCAACATGATTCTGGGCGGTGTCTTCCAGCTGTTTACCGGCAAGGTCGGCTTGAACAATCTGGCTGGACCCATCGGCATCGGAGAAATCGCCGCAGACTCTTTCCAGACCTCGTGGTTGCAGTTTCTGTCGTTCATGGCCGTGATCAGTGTGAATCTGGCCATCTTGAATCTGCTGCCGATCCCGATTCTCGACGGAGGGCAGATCCTGCTGGCCGCCGCCGAGGGCATCAAGGGAAGCCCGCTACCGAATCGCGCCCGGGAGATCGCCCAGACGGTCGGACTCTCCCTGATTCTGGCCCTGATGGGGCTGGCCTTCTGGAATGATCTGGCGCGCAAATGGGCCGGGATCGTCGACTTTCTGAAAGGTCTCGTGTAA
- a CDS encoding DUF465 domain-containing protein encodes METHERDRIESLASQDAQLREVWEQHLGFKARLEQMKTRSHLSPDEQVEKKTLQKLKLAAKDQIARILARHD; translated from the coding sequence ATGGAAACGCACGAGCGTGACCGGATTGAATCGCTGGCGAGTCAGGATGCCCAGCTCCGTGAGGTCTGGGAGCAGCATCTGGGTTTCAAGGCGAGACTCGAACAGATGAAAACGCGTTCGCATCTCAGTCCGGACGAGCAGGTAGAGAAGAAAACGCTCCAAAAGCTCAAGCTCGCGGCAAAGGATCAAATCGCGAGGATCCTGGCCCGACACGATTGA